Proteins encoded together in one Impatiens glandulifera chromosome 1, dImpGla2.1, whole genome shotgun sequence window:
- the LOC124920031 gene encoding dnaJ homolog subfamily C member 17-like, which yields MDEELDHYSILGLPSGEEGAKHSDIEIKKAYRKKALELHPDKRQDDKQAHADIQQLNASYAILKDEKARKLFDDLLRVKQKKILRQSQSHRDIVRDPKRQKMMSDLEEREQAAFASDPVAKAREEEEIIARKLKEEIARIRAMHTKAVPSTTSNMKEQAKVGGMENKGSFDVDKEKVLKVSWEKFGEDYTAQRLRELFEKFGKVEDVVIKSSKKRGSALVVMASKEAAFAATGSVSGSLSNPLLVQPLHPVAASTFQVPQDKNEREEANSSNFAGAGYQAFEDSILKKLEKAAQKQHL from the exons ATGGATGAAGAATTAGATCATTACAGTATTCTTGGGTTGCCATCTGGAGAAGAAGGGGCAAAACATTCagatatagaaataaaaaaagccTATAGAAAGAAAGCTTTGGAGTTGCATCCTGACAAAAGACAAGATGATAAACAGGCTCATGCTGATATTCAACAACTTAATGCATCATATGCGATTTTGAAAGATGAAAAAGCTAGAAAATTGTTTGATGATCTCCTCAGAGTTAAACAAAAGAAGATTCTCCGCCAGTCACAGTCACATCGTGATATTGTACGTGATCCCAAGCGTCAGAAAATGATGTCGGATCTTGAAGAAAGAGAACAAGCCGCTTTTGCAAGTGATCCTGTGGCTAAGGCAcgtgaagaagaagagataatcGCTAGGAAGCTTAAAGAAGAGATTGCAAGAATTCGAGCAATGCATACCAAAGCTGTTCCATCAACAACATCCAACATGAAAGAACAGGCAAAGGTGGGAGGGATGGAGAACAAAGGAAGTTTTGATGTAGACAAAGAGAAGGTGCTAAAGGTATCTTGGGAGAAGTTTGGGGAGGATTATACTGCTCAAAGACTAAGGGAGTTGTTTGAGAAATTTGGTAAAGTTGAAGATGTTGTGATTAAGAGTTCCAAAAAGAGAGGTTCTGCACTTGTTGTGATGGCCTCTAAGGAGGCAGCT TTTGCTGCCACTGGAAGCGTCAGTGGTTCTCTCTCAAATCCTCTTCTAGTTCAACCTCTTCATCCAGTTGCAGCTTCTACTTTCCAAGTTCCCCAAGACAAAAATGAGAGAGAGGAGGCAAACTCCAGTAATTTTGCTGGTGCTGGATATCAAGCATTTGAAGATTCAATTTTGAAGAAACTTGAAAAG